From a single Raphanus sativus cultivar WK10039 chromosome 3, ASM80110v3, whole genome shotgun sequence genomic region:
- the LOC108846754 gene encoding protein SEED AND ROOT HAIR PROTECTIVE PROTEIN-like produces MRLVFKNSLASSPIQHIIKASKNKMDFSRLSFAASLVVFSSLIISSVAYYGDEANPENGKLIPVAVEGVIMCKSGDKSYPIQGATARVTCVKTDVYGEEIVPVSMMSSKTDAKGYFFATLFPSQLREGRMVTKCKVFLHKSPLADCDFPTDVNKGVKGQSLSKYRILEDKSFKLFWAGPFFFTSEPTYY; encoded by the exons ATGAGActagttttcaaaaattcacTTGCTTCTTCTCCAATCCAACATATAATTAAAGCaagcaaaaataaaatggaTTTCTCACGCCTTTCATTTGCTGCTTCTCTCGTTGTCTTCTCATCTCTAATCATATCCTCAGTTGCTTATTACGGTGATGAAGCAAACCCCGAGAATGGAAAATTAATTCCGGTCGCCGTTGAAGGTGTCATCATGTGCAAGTCCGGTGACAAATCTTACCCAATTcaag GTGCGACTGCAAGAGTTACATGTGTGAAGACAGACGTATATGGGGAAGAGATTGTTCCGGTCTCAATGATGAGCAGCAAAACTGATGCTAAAGGTTACTTCTTTGCCACGTTATTTCCTTCACAGCTTCGTGAAGGAAGGATGGTGACTAAGTGCAAAGTTTTTCTTCACAAGTCTCCACTCGCTGATTGTGACTTTCCGACCGATGTGAACAAAGGTGTGAAAGGACAGTCATTAAGCAAGTACCGTATTCTTGAAGACAAGAGTTTCAAGCTTTTCTGGGCTGGTCCTTTCTTCTTTACTTCTGAACCTACCTACTACTAA